A single region of the Myxococcales bacterium genome encodes:
- a CDS encoding serine/threonine protein kinase codes for MKNASDEFVGRLVLGRYRIVGVLAKGGMGVIYLARSEGAAGFVKPVVVKRILSDIDEDNAVVSMFKREARIMSNLRHPSIVSVMDFGRDRLAYFMVLDYVHGFHLGRWVRFMNVAHGRFPYELALHIVVQVLDALHYAHTLRDEHGQLLQIVHRDVTPSNVLLDVEGHVKLADFGIARMRTDATEAGQGESLIKGKFPYLAPELLHGSEPTPVSDVYGCGVVLHEVLSGKNVFRAPSLSMTVSRVMNHIPERLDALRDDVPPKFAMIVAKALHKDPKERFQSALELADALRSLRPEPAERTQAKLAKAAARDFFDPRMAEHFDVDELSSLERLWRQRPDDTAGSFRPAAFASSSPPYESKPSIPISITDVEIEEGRGAPGPRRGFQSKRALLLAGVGVLALSVIAGVALYLGRSAKESNQTKFVYIESGRAVGDGELGASRPEPATGPQEPSGTRAAVTKPEPVAAAEPPQQHASTVKRPAPHEPAKVTPNRLEATVRKHNGKLETCFKTYPPPSGMAAVLKFQVDKDGKVEQVDLSPRAVSTGPLGQCLSKVAQAIRFGALGARITFSVPIALSRE; via the coding sequence ATGAAGAACGCTTCTGACGAGTTTGTGGGTCGACTGGTTCTCGGGCGCTATCGCATTGTAGGCGTGCTCGCCAAAGGCGGAATGGGCGTCATATATCTGGCGCGCAGCGAAGGCGCAGCTGGATTTGTCAAGCCAGTGGTGGTGAAGCGCATCTTGTCCGACATCGATGAAGACAATGCTGTCGTCAGCATGTTCAAGCGCGAAGCGCGAATCATGTCAAATCTTCGCCATCCCAGCATTGTGAGCGTGATGGATTTTGGAAGAGATCGCCTTGCGTACTTCATGGTGCTTGATTACGTACATGGATTTCACCTGGGACGCTGGGTCCGATTCATGAACGTCGCCCATGGACGGTTCCCATACGAGTTAGCGTTGCACATTGTCGTCCAGGTGCTCGATGCGCTCCACTACGCGCATACGCTGCGAGACGAGCATGGGCAACTCTTACAGATCGTGCACCGTGATGTGACGCCGTCCAACGTCCTTTTGGATGTCGAAGGGCATGTAAAGCTGGCCGATTTTGGCATTGCGAGAATGCGGACCGATGCGACGGAAGCCGGGCAGGGCGAATCTTTGATCAAGGGCAAGTTTCCCTACTTGGCGCCTGAGCTGCTCCACGGATCGGAACCCACGCCGGTTTCAGACGTGTATGGGTGTGGGGTCGTGCTGCACGAAGTGCTCTCGGGGAAGAACGTCTTTCGTGCGCCGAGCCTGTCTATGACGGTCTCGCGCGTCATGAATCACATTCCTGAGCGGTTAGATGCGTTGAGGGATGATGTGCCGCCCAAGTTTGCGATGATCGTGGCCAAGGCTTTGCACAAAGACCCCAAAGAACGGTTTCAGTCCGCCCTCGAGCTCGCGGACGCACTTCGATCCCTCCGGCCCGAGCCTGCCGAACGCACGCAAGCCAAACTGGCTAAGGCTGCCGCGCGTGACTTTTTCGACCCTCGCATGGCCGAGCATTTTGATGTGGACGAATTGTCCTCACTTGAGCGGCTGTGGCGGCAAAGACCAGATGATACTGCTGGGAGTTTCAGGCCAGCCGCTTTTGCATCGTCCAGTCCGCCCTACGAGTCCAAACCAAGCATACCGATATCGATCACGGATGTCGAAATCGAGGAGGGGCGTGGCGCGCCAGGCCCGAGGCGTGGGTTTCAATCAAAGCGTGCGCTCCTTTTGGCAGGCGTGGGTGTGTTGGCGCTTTCTGTGATCGCGGGCGTCGCGCTTTATTTGGGCCGAAGCGCCAAAGAAAGCAATCAGACTAAGTTCGTCTACATCGAGAGCGGGCGCGCCGTGGGTGATGGTGAGCTCGGCGCTTCGCGTCCCGAGCCTGCTACAGGGCCGCAAGAGCCATCAGGCACCCGAGCGGCAGTGACCAAGCCCGAACCGGTTGCGGCTGCCGAGCCGCCTCAGCAACACGCCTCAACCGTCAAACGGCCTGCGCCACACGAACCCGCCAAAGTCACACCCAACCGTCTCGAAGCAACAGTGCGTAAGCACAATGGCAAACTCGAAACGTGCTTCAAGACCTACCCGCCCCCAAGCGGCATGGCAGCGGTGCTCAAATTCCAAGTGGATAAGGATGGAAAGGTCGAGCAGGTGGATCTCTCGCCGCGCGCGGTGTCCACAGGACCGCTCGGGCAATGCCTCAGCAAAGTCGCTCAGGCCATCCGATTTGGAGCGCTGGGAGCAAGAATCACATTTAGCGTGCCCATCGCTTTAAGCCGCGAGTAG
- a CDS encoding ferredoxin family protein gives MPYIVAEPCIKCKYTDCVAVCPVDCFYEGVNSLVIHPDECIDCGACEPECPTKAIFDDSSLPAKWKPFIEMNAVLSGAKAAADADTTAWPEHVVQAVQEPEFAPWPNINQQKEPMPEADANAERADKAPELDPRGGS, from the coding sequence ATGCCTTATATCGTTGCTGAGCCTTGCATCAAATGTAAGTACACCGACTGCGTGGCGGTCTGTCCAGTGGACTGTTTTTATGAAGGGGTGAATTCGCTCGTCATTCACCCGGACGAATGCATCGACTGCGGCGCGTGTGAGCCCGAATGTCCCACCAAGGCCATCTTTGATGATTCCTCTTTGCCGGCGAAATGGAAACCATTCATTGAAATGAACGCCGTCTTATCGGGGGCTAAAGCGGCCGCTGATGCCGATACGACAGCATGGCCAGAGCATGTCGTTCAGGCTGTCCAGGAGCCCGAATTTGCCCCTTGGCCTAACATCAACCAGCAAAAAGAGCCCATGCCCGAAGCTGACGCGAATGCAGAGCGCGCAGATAAGGCGCCTGAGCTCGATCCCCGTGGGGGCTCCTAG
- the smc gene encoding chromosome segregation protein SMC, with product MRIKRLEIYGFKSFVDRTVFRFDEDIIGIVGPNGCGKSNIVDAIRWVMGEQSAKHLRGGTMEDVIFSGSEDRGPQGFAEVALTFDNASGNAPPEYKDFGEITVMRRVDRSAESEYFINQVPVRLMDVTQLFLGTGVGTKAYSIIEQGRVGLIVSAKAKDRRHFIEEAAGVTKFKSRKRAAERKMDHTRQNLLRLKDVVAELEKSLASLKRQAQKAEKFRQYRSELRDLELHEAAHRWLDLTVTEKAVASDLLLKEAELREVRASVKAQEVSLQGQRAELLEEERRLEKAQVAAFESENAVHLLESQIAHYLDQIGSVRERESSLDRELETLQLEHATSLAEHQGLELALARAVQEEKHAAEELRRVSEELEHKRAILEEASTTMENCRSRLQDSRTLRVTLESQAEANIVRRSEAAARLTKVRQDREALLLARSNDMQALEELRARLEGLQGGKTHSADKRRVLVGELADLRARLLTIEHTMESLRGQLVQKRSRLSSLEEIQRKFEGMESGTRAIMTRYVREHGGDANAHVVGLIADRIGCPEPLTAPLAAALGERLQVVVLDDLAGTADAVRYLSEGKHGRASFVAQKVMPAPSLAVPADASVIGKLTDMLSYEDSDRALVEHLLGNVLLVDDLSSALRLYRLHGPVFGYATRGGEYLSPDGVLTGGSEEQRGTHLLEFKRDIRILKDAVLEKSRALATIETEHSALRRQVAEQEAADEAARTEAHEADLSVMEVQTALRHTEEVCDGKEHQLQSLSLEEGTITLVLEECDHEESRFATELGRIVQKQEDIEQELSAAVELVAERKRAEDQQAIVVTDERVKVARAQQKRVSDENVRDRLVKTMRDLEDRRARLLDEQTEGQRKQEEFSARVVQAKDKLAQRKAQLEEQKSALEAARGRSERSRETCALGEQALRELRETIDQQSAIVGELALERREKVLAIEHLIEQMQERHQVDVRDTLLDYHGLRTPDEEAHARAGELNRLLSRMGEVNLLAISEYDEQSLRYEDLGRQQQDLEVALEQLDKAIRKMNRESRKLFKVAFDAVNERFQRIFPAMFGGGTGELTLTDPDDLLETGVEIMAKPPGKRINTLELMSGGEKALTAVSLIFAIFQYKPSPFCLLDEVDAPLDEANIDRFGEAIRSMSRDSQFIIITHSRRSMELADRLYGVTMEVPGVSKVVSVQLRHEDKADVTRKRPLQETAPVSV from the coding sequence ATGCGCATCAAGCGACTCGAAATTTACGGCTTTAAATCCTTTGTCGACAGGACCGTATTTCGGTTCGACGAAGATATCATCGGCATCGTAGGGCCCAACGGGTGCGGCAAGTCCAACATCGTGGATGCCATCAGATGGGTGATGGGCGAGCAATCCGCGAAGCATTTGCGCGGCGGCACGATGGAAGACGTCATCTTTAGCGGGTCAGAAGATCGCGGTCCCCAGGGCTTCGCGGAGGTGGCGCTCACCTTCGACAATGCCTCTGGTAACGCGCCCCCAGAATATAAGGACTTTGGGGAAATCACGGTCATGCGGCGGGTCGATCGCAGCGCCGAAAGCGAGTACTTCATTAATCAAGTGCCGGTGCGCTTGATGGATGTCACTCAACTGTTTTTGGGCACGGGGGTCGGGACCAAAGCCTACTCAATCATTGAGCAAGGCCGGGTGGGGCTCATCGTCTCGGCAAAAGCTAAAGATCGGCGACATTTTATCGAAGAAGCAGCCGGGGTGACAAAGTTCAAGTCGCGCAAGCGGGCCGCCGAAAGGAAAATGGATCATACCCGGCAGAATCTGCTGCGGCTTAAAGACGTGGTTGCCGAGCTTGAAAAAAGCCTGGCATCTCTTAAGCGGCAAGCGCAAAAAGCTGAAAAGTTCCGTCAGTATCGCTCCGAGCTGCGAGACCTGGAGCTACATGAGGCGGCGCACCGATGGTTGGATCTGACGGTGACCGAGAAAGCCGTTGCTTCGGATCTACTGCTGAAGGAAGCGGAACTGCGAGAGGTGCGTGCGTCGGTCAAGGCGCAAGAGGTGAGTCTACAGGGCCAACGTGCGGAGCTTTTGGAAGAGGAGCGACGGCTCGAAAAAGCGCAGGTTGCAGCGTTTGAGTCAGAGAACGCTGTACATCTTCTTGAGAGTCAGATCGCCCATTATCTGGACCAGATCGGCTCAGTGCGCGAGCGGGAGAGCAGTTTGGATCGGGAGCTTGAGACGCTGCAGCTCGAGCACGCGACGTCGCTCGCTGAACATCAAGGGTTGGAGCTTGCATTGGCCCGCGCGGTTCAAGAGGAGAAGCACGCTGCTGAGGAACTTCGGCGGGTCTCAGAAGAGCTTGAGCACAAGCGCGCGATTCTCGAAGAGGCTTCCACCACGATGGAAAACTGTCGCTCCCGGTTGCAAGACAGTCGTACTTTGCGCGTCACGCTGGAGTCCCAAGCCGAGGCGAATATAGTGCGGCGTAGCGAGGCAGCCGCGCGCCTCACCAAGGTGAGGCAGGATCGAGAAGCGCTCCTTCTGGCGAGAAGCAATGATATGCAGGCCCTAGAAGAGCTTCGCGCCAGGCTCGAAGGACTTCAGGGCGGGAAAACCCATAGTGCGGACAAACGTCGTGTACTTGTGGGCGAACTCGCAGACCTCCGCGCCCGCCTTCTCACAATCGAACACACGATGGAGAGTCTTCGAGGCCAGCTTGTTCAAAAGCGCTCGAGGCTCAGCTCACTTGAGGAAATTCAGCGCAAGTTTGAGGGCATGGAGTCCGGCACACGGGCCATCATGACGCGCTATGTGCGCGAGCATGGGGGCGATGCTAATGCGCATGTGGTGGGTTTGATCGCAGATCGGATCGGTTGTCCCGAACCGCTCACGGCTCCACTGGCTGCGGCACTGGGCGAACGCCTTCAGGTCGTTGTGCTTGATGACCTTGCGGGTACCGCTGACGCCGTTCGCTACCTGAGCGAGGGCAAGCACGGCCGGGCAAGCTTTGTGGCTCAGAAGGTGATGCCGGCGCCCTCTTTGGCTGTCCCGGCGGATGCCTCCGTGATAGGGAAGCTGACAGATATGCTCAGCTATGAGGATTCCGACCGGGCGTTAGTGGAACATCTTTTGGGCAACGTACTTTTGGTTGACGATCTCTCGAGCGCCTTACGCCTCTATCGACTACATGGACCGGTTTTTGGTTATGCGACGCGTGGCGGCGAATACCTTTCTCCCGATGGGGTGCTCACCGGAGGATCGGAAGAGCAGCGCGGAACACATCTCTTGGAATTCAAGCGCGATATACGCATTTTGAAGGACGCTGTTTTAGAAAAAAGCCGCGCTTTGGCGACTATTGAAACGGAACATTCCGCTTTGAGGCGCCAGGTTGCCGAACAAGAGGCGGCCGACGAGGCCGCACGCACCGAGGCGCACGAAGCAGACCTCTCCGTGATGGAAGTACAAACCGCCCTTCGTCATACGGAAGAGGTTTGTGATGGCAAAGAACACCAACTCCAATCCCTTTCGCTGGAAGAGGGCACGATAACGCTGGTCTTAGAAGAGTGTGACCACGAGGAGAGCCGCTTCGCAACCGAACTTGGTCGTATCGTTCAAAAGCAAGAGGATATAGAGCAGGAGCTTTCAGCCGCTGTGGAGCTTGTTGCCGAGCGTAAACGGGCTGAAGACCAACAGGCCATTGTCGTCACCGACGAACGTGTCAAAGTTGCAAGGGCGCAACAAAAAAGGGTGAGCGACGAAAATGTACGGGACAGATTGGTCAAGACCATGCGCGATCTGGAGGACCGCCGCGCGCGTTTGCTCGACGAGCAAACCGAAGGCCAACGTAAACAAGAAGAATTTTCCGCACGCGTGGTGCAGGCCAAAGACAAGTTGGCGCAGCGCAAGGCGCAGCTTGAGGAGCAGAAGTCCGCGCTAGAGGCGGCTCGTGGGAGAAGCGAGCGTAGCAGGGAGACATGTGCGTTAGGCGAACAGGCGCTGCGAGAGCTCCGAGAAACTATCGACCAACAGTCAGCCATCGTTGGAGAGCTGGCCTTGGAGCGCCGCGAAAAAGTGTTGGCGATAGAGCATCTGATTGAGCAAATGCAGGAACGGCATCAAGTCGATGTTCGCGACACCTTGTTGGATTACCATGGGCTTCGTACGCCGGATGAGGAAGCGCACGCGCGCGCAGGAGAGCTTAACCGCCTGCTAAGCCGGATGGGCGAGGTGAATCTGTTGGCCATTAGCGAATACGACGAGCAGTCTTTGCGATACGAGGACCTGGGCAGACAACAGCAAGACCTTGAAGTTGCATTAGAGCAACTCGACAAAGCCATTCGCAAAATGAATCGCGAAAGCCGCAAGCTGTTTAAGGTGGCGTTTGACGCGGTCAATGAGCGCTTCCAGAGGATTTTCCCGGCCATGTTTGGGGGCGGAACGGGCGAACTAACGCTTACCGATCCAGATGACCTCTTAGAAACTGGAGTCGAGATCATGGCCAAGCCTCCGGGCAAGCGGATCAATACCCTAGAGCTTATGAGCGGCGGCGAAAAAGCGCTGACGGCGGTGTCGCTAATTTTTGCAATTTTCCAGTACAAGCCCAGCCCATTTTGCTTGCTGGATGAGGTGGATGCCCCCTTGGACGAGGCCAATATTGACAGGTTTGGCGAGGCCATCCGCTCCATGTCGCGTGACTCGCAGTTCATTATCATCACGCATTCCCGAAGAAGCATGGAGCTCGCCGATCGCCTCTATGGGGTGACGATGGAAGTACCGGGAGTCTCCAAGGTGGTCAGCGTGCAGTTGCGCCATGAAGACAAAGCCGACGTCACACGCAAACGACCACTACAAGAAACCGCGCCCGTTTCAGTCTAG
- a CDS encoding FecR domain-containing protein, with protein MNPNGFTWWAGIFLMLGACDTCAGCGHDSIAELVKTKRTVQRDHATEKNQWQGAERGDEFVLNDGVRTLGGASADLVLTGGGGIQLGPNTLIRFLAKAPGRGRHRLSVEEGAVTLESGNEDLQVNTHLGVAVLRPKTKLQITADDAQMQLQVVVGRVSIEGQNDVNLTAGQRLTVRVGGVIIEEPKEDRTGAKSNEPEPLPEDPNALAAEEDSARDSGDAIPKHADFSIAAGETATVHDAAAPTAIRVRFGNACSGEGVVEVSNTRSFHRLRMASPGKGSAIIEVAPGNNRYRVRCRKGAQALSEVPVAAGSLLVRRDTGAQRLPKKAPYNTLEADGRRYTVMFQNLLPQLTFVWPRASQSGGTNVLVLEVLRSHKQQRFAVDASRLTLPSGKVTEGLYRWWFEDTTTKKRSPVTTLQLQFDNAAPAASIQEPSGSIPLSQGQAVVSGTAVDSATVSVSGAPLVTDSQFRFRGLVPLPKDEHALSIRIAHPQYGVHYYLRPITR; from the coding sequence ATGAACCCTAACGGGTTCACGTGGTGGGCGGGAATATTTCTCATGCTGGGCGCGTGTGACACGTGCGCTGGCTGCGGTCACGACAGCATTGCAGAGCTCGTCAAAACGAAACGCACAGTACAACGTGACCACGCCACGGAAAAAAACCAATGGCAAGGCGCCGAGCGCGGCGACGAATTTGTGCTCAATGACGGCGTGCGCACTCTGGGTGGCGCCTCTGCTGATCTCGTACTCACAGGCGGTGGCGGAATCCAGCTCGGTCCCAACACGTTGATCCGGTTTCTCGCCAAAGCCCCCGGACGAGGACGCCATCGGCTGAGCGTCGAAGAGGGCGCGGTCACTTTGGAATCGGGAAATGAAGACTTGCAGGTGAACACACATCTTGGTGTGGCAGTCCTGCGTCCTAAGACCAAGTTGCAAATCACTGCGGACGACGCGCAAATGCAGTTACAGGTTGTTGTGGGCCGTGTTTCCATCGAAGGACAAAACGACGTCAATCTGACGGCCGGACAGCGGCTAACGGTACGGGTCGGCGGCGTGATCATCGAGGAGCCTAAAGAGGATCGTACAGGCGCTAAATCAAACGAGCCTGAACCCTTGCCGGAAGATCCTAACGCCCTAGCCGCTGAAGAAGATAGCGCCCGCGATTCAGGCGATGCCATCCCTAAACACGCCGATTTTAGCATCGCGGCTGGTGAAACCGCAACCGTTCATGACGCTGCGGCGCCCACCGCGATTCGCGTGCGTTTTGGGAACGCCTGTTCCGGCGAGGGTGTCGTGGAGGTCAGCAATACGCGGTCGTTTCACAGGCTGCGTATGGCTTCGCCGGGCAAGGGTTCCGCCATTATCGAAGTGGCGCCGGGTAACAACCGCTACCGCGTGCGCTGCCGCAAAGGCGCCCAGGCACTCTCAGAAGTTCCGGTGGCTGCTGGATCGCTGCTGGTGCGAAGAGATACTGGCGCACAACGGCTTCCAAAAAAGGCACCGTATAACACGCTTGAGGCGGACGGGCGGAGATACACTGTGATGTTTCAAAACCTTTTGCCTCAACTCACTTTCGTGTGGCCTCGCGCAAGTCAGTCTGGCGGCACGAATGTTTTGGTCCTGGAAGTTCTGCGCAGCCACAAGCAACAACGCTTCGCCGTGGATGCCTCGCGTCTCACTCTGCCGTCCGGCAAGGTAACGGAGGGGCTGTATCGCTGGTGGTTTGAAGACACCACGACAAAGAAACGCTCGCCTGTGACCACGCTCCAACTCCAATTCGACAACGCGGCCCCGGCGGCTAGTATTCAAGAGCCCTCAGGGAGCATTCCCTTGTCGCAGGGCCAAGCTGTTGTCTCGGGAACAGCAGTTGACAGCGCTACGGTGAGCGTAAGCGGCGCTCCACTTGTAACAGACTCTCAATTCCGGTTTAGGGGGCTCGTCCCGTTGCCGAAGGACGAGCATGCGCTCAGCATACGTATTGCCCATCCACAATATGGTGTGCACTATTATCTGCGGCCAATAACACGATAG
- a CDS encoding methyltransferase domain-containing protein, with protein sequence MEATEFDEAIDPRYTARIGKSIVEKLPGGSNETVLELACRTGTLTLEILRKLGPKGRIIAMDADPEMLDLARYKSRLETGKRVFFSTLLPVEQWRFEDGVFDTVIGNLPFDELADPTTVFEAVRRLLVPRGHVLLTRLLRQSFGEILDMFEEVAHARREERVFQRITTIRDRYLDEAHFQASFEALGFEHIVVETAEYTLSFSSATDVFLDPLIRAIAFKEWQWIGEASNDPAEFQHQVLHALETYFLGQHIAVTLRYGILSARCPG encoded by the coding sequence ATGGAAGCCACAGAGTTCGATGAAGCGATTGATCCACGTTATACGGCGCGTATCGGCAAGTCCATTGTAGAAAAGCTTCCAGGGGGATCAAACGAGACCGTACTTGAGTTGGCGTGTCGAACCGGCACTTTGACATTAGAGATTCTGCGTAAGCTTGGTCCCAAAGGGCGCATCATCGCAATGGATGCCGATCCGGAGATGCTCGACCTAGCGCGCTACAAGAGCCGTCTGGAAACAGGCAAGCGGGTGTTTTTTTCGACCTTGCTGCCGGTTGAGCAGTGGCGATTCGAAGACGGCGTGTTTGACACCGTTATTGGCAACCTGCCTTTTGACGAATTGGCCGATCCGACGACAGTTTTTGAGGCCGTACGGCGCCTGCTTGTTCCTCGGGGCCATGTATTACTAACCCGCTTACTGCGCCAAAGCTTCGGGGAAATTCTCGACATGTTTGAAGAAGTGGCACACGCGCGAAGGGAAGAGCGCGTCTTTCAGCGCATCACCACCATTCGCGATCGCTATCTCGACGAGGCGCATTTTCAGGCCTCGTTCGAGGCACTGGGGTTTGAGCACATCGTGGTTGAGACGGCAGAGTACACGCTGTCTTTTTCGTCCGCCACCGATGTATTTTTAGACCCTCTCATTCGCGCAATCGCGTTCAAAGAGTGGCAATGGATAGGCGAAGCCAGCAACGATCCAGCCGAGTTCCAGCATCAGGTGCTGCATGCGCTTGAGACCTATTTTCTGGGACAGCACATCGCAGTCACCCTCCGCTATGGCATCCTGTCGGCGCGATGCCCGGGTTAG
- a CDS encoding carboxypeptidase regulatory-like domain-containing protein — protein MGALVRSGWWCVLALGIPALAHAQQKDTSRAEQVGPTPDALPGINRVGVPRSGARGLTLAGTASYGFTEAVLDDGDSHHRLAGRLAAQVRLVPWLSFGGSLNGRFDSHSSDSGDDSGLVGDPRLLVRANTEVHARFNVGAQLGLWLPGGSAPSIKFDATTLEGLLLASYRLGVLSVAAQAGFRWDNSAHAVDEPDQLTLNDRLALGLSDYNAVLAGLGVVGTFGELELLGEVSWEPYMGSGAPAIKTAPLRVSGGARWQPMTDVPLKVQFIAEAIVSSRPAIELGAPLVPVEPRIVAMLGLTYAFAFERASKEEAPPAPVPSAPPKAAEKPVLGSATLTVTDDAGGPMVATVRWQAHGQEQELQTDAEGQATIADLEPGEHQVSVSAEGFQTQELKVSIKAGSVARHDVLRLARALPVGQIRGYIRSFGGSGLAAKVRIEPGGTELEASGDGGFEVDVPPGQYEVVVSMSGYKEQRRSVRVQERGVTVLNIDLREQKSRKHGSSQ, from the coding sequence ATGGGGGCTCTTGTCAGATCGGGGTGGTGGTGTGTCCTTGCGCTCGGCATTCCAGCATTGGCTCACGCCCAGCAAAAGGACACGTCCCGGGCTGAGCAGGTTGGACCCACGCCAGACGCATTGCCGGGTATCAACCGCGTAGGGGTGCCACGCTCTGGCGCGCGCGGACTGACATTGGCGGGGACGGCAAGTTACGGTTTCACCGAAGCGGTGCTCGATGATGGCGATTCCCACCACCGCCTTGCGGGACGGCTAGCGGCACAGGTACGCCTCGTGCCTTGGTTGTCCTTCGGAGGCAGCCTGAATGGACGCTTCGACAGCCATTCGAGCGACAGCGGCGATGACAGCGGGCTTGTGGGGGACCCACGCCTTCTCGTGCGCGCCAACACCGAAGTCCATGCCCGTTTTAATGTGGGTGCGCAACTGGGGCTTTGGTTGCCAGGAGGATCCGCGCCTTCCATCAAATTCGACGCAACCACGCTCGAGGGGCTACTCCTTGCGAGCTACCGCCTGGGCGTGCTGAGCGTGGCTGCCCAAGCAGGTTTCCGCTGGGATAATTCGGCTCACGCGGTGGACGAGCCCGATCAGTTGACTCTCAATGATCGCCTCGCCCTTGGCCTTAGCGACTATAATGCTGTCTTAGCCGGCTTAGGGGTCGTAGGCACGTTTGGCGAGCTGGAGCTCCTGGGGGAGGTCAGCTGGGAGCCCTATATGGGGTCGGGAGCGCCTGCCATCAAAACTGCGCCACTGCGCGTTTCAGGTGGGGCGCGCTGGCAACCTATGACCGATGTGCCTCTCAAAGTGCAGTTCATTGCGGAAGCCATTGTAAGTTCGCGCCCCGCCATCGAATTGGGTGCGCCCTTGGTGCCCGTCGAGCCCCGCATTGTTGCGATGTTGGGTCTCACGTATGCGTTTGCATTTGAACGGGCGTCTAAAGAAGAAGCGCCACCTGCGCCGGTACCTTCCGCCCCACCCAAGGCTGCAGAAAAGCCGGTGCTGGGCAGCGCAACGCTCACGGTGACCGACGATGCCGGGGGCCCTATGGTGGCGACTGTCCGCTGGCAAGCACATGGACAAGAGCAAGAGCTGCAGACCGATGCAGAGGGTCAGGCAACGATAGCGGATCTCGAGCCCGGCGAGCATCAGGTGTCGGTCTCGGCCGAGGGTTTCCAAACGCAAGAGTTGAAGGTGTCCATCAAGGCGGGAAGCGTGGCGCGGCACGACGTCCTGCGCCTTGCTCGCGCATTGCCGGTGGGGCAGATACGGGGCTATATTCGCTCTTTTGGCGGCTCGGGGCTGGCTGCGAAGGTTCGCATCGAGCCCGGCGGGACCGAACTAGAGGCGAGCGGGGACGGGGGGTTTGAAGTTGATGTACCGCCCGGCCAGTATGAAGTGGTCGTCAGCATGTCGGGGTATAAAGAACAGCGAAGGAGCGTCCGAGTCCAAGAGCGCGGGGTGACTGTGCTCAATATCGATTTGCGCGAGCAGAAGTCCCGCAAACATGGGTCGTCTCAATGA